One segment of Pristis pectinata isolate sPriPec2 chromosome 3, sPriPec2.1.pri, whole genome shotgun sequence DNA contains the following:
- the lhx9 gene encoding LIM/homeobox protein Lhx9 isoform X2, which produces MEVLRARSVEDTCTFRQSAMLFHGISGGEIQGIMEEMERRSKTDSRLAKGVQMNGRETTMPSINSDKPALCAGCGGKIADRYYLLAVDKQWHLRCLKCCECKLALESELTCFAKDGSIYCKEDYYRRFSVQRCSRCHLGISASEMVMRARDSVYHLSCFTCTTCNKTLTTGDHFGMKDNLVYCRVHFESLVQGDYHTQLNYTELAAKSGGLGLPYFNGTGTVQKGRPRKRKSPALGVDIPTYNQGCNENDADHLDREQQSYPPTQKTKRMRTSFKHHQLRTMKSYFAINHNPDAKDLKQLAQKTGLTKRVLQGEQILGHYSHTSRRLKIP; this is translated from the exons ATGGAAGTGCTAAGAGCCAGGTCCGTGGAAGACACGTGTACTTTCCGTCAATCAGCAATGCTTTTTCACGGAATCTCTGGGGGAGAGATCCAGGGAATCATGGAGGAAATGGAAAGGAGATCCAAGACGGATTCCCGTCTGGCCAAAGGAGTCCAGATGAACGGAAGAGAAACG ACCATGCCTTCTATTAATTCGGATAAACCTGCCTTGTGCGCCGGCTGCGGTGGTAAAATAGCTGATAGGTATTACCTGCTGGCTGTAGACAAACAGTGGCATCTAAGGTGTCTAAAGTGCTGTGAATGTAAACTCGCTCTGGAGTCAGAATTAACTTGCTTCGCCAAGGACGGCAGCATTTACTGCAAGGAGGATTACTACAG AAGATTTTCTGTGCAACGCTGTTCCCGCTGCCACCTCGGAATATCTGCCTCTGAAATGGTTATGCGAGCCAGGGACTCAGTTTATCATTTGAGCTGTTTCACGTGTACAACTTGCAACAAAACATTAACCACAGGCGATCACTTTGGCATGAAAGATAATTTGGTTTACTGCAGAGTTCACTTCGAGTCCCTGGTGCAAGGAGACTATCACACGCAACTGAACTACACGGAGCTTGCTGCAAAGAGCGGGGGGCTCGGTTTGCCTTATTTCAACGGAACCGGCACCGTTCAGAAAGGAAGACCCAGGAAAAGAAAGAGCCCTGCCCTAGGAGTTGATATTCCAACTTACAACCAAG GGTGCAATGAAAACGACGCTGACCATTTGGACAGGGAGCAGCAATCGTACCCGCCAACCCAGAAAACCAAGCGCATGCGCACATCCTTCAAACACCACCAGCTTCGCACCATGAAGTCCTACTTCGCCATAAATCACAACCCAGATGCGAAAGACTTAAAGCAACTTGCTCAAAAAACTGGGCTCACCAAAAGAGTTTTGCAG GGAGAACAAATCTTGGGGCATTACAGCCACACTTCCCGACGTTTGAAAATTCCCTAG
- the lhx9 gene encoding LIM/homeobox protein Lhx9 isoform X1, which translates to MEVLRARSVEDTCTFRQSAMLFHGISGGEIQGIMEEMERRSKTDSRLAKGVQMNGRETTMPSINSDKPALCAGCGGKIADRYYLLAVDKQWHLRCLKCCECKLALESELTCFAKDGSIYCKEDYYRRFSVQRCSRCHLGISASEMVMRARDSVYHLSCFTCTTCNKTLTTGDHFGMKDNLVYCRVHFESLVQGDYHTQLNYTELAAKSGGLGLPYFNGTGTVQKGRPRKRKSPALGVDIPTYNQGCNENDADHLDREQQSYPPTQKTKRMRTSFKHHQLRTMKSYFAINHNPDAKDLKQLAQKTGLTKRVLQVWFQNARAKFRRNLLRQENGGVDKPDGTALPAPPPADRSGAALSPSSTSTTLTDLTNPTLSVVTSVTTNLDVHESGSPSQTTLTNLF; encoded by the exons ATGGAAGTGCTAAGAGCCAGGTCCGTGGAAGACACGTGTACTTTCCGTCAATCAGCAATGCTTTTTCACGGAATCTCTGGGGGAGAGATCCAGGGAATCATGGAGGAAATGGAAAGGAGATCCAAGACGGATTCCCGTCTGGCCAAAGGAGTCCAGATGAACGGAAGAGAAACG ACCATGCCTTCTATTAATTCGGATAAACCTGCCTTGTGCGCCGGCTGCGGTGGTAAAATAGCTGATAGGTATTACCTGCTGGCTGTAGACAAACAGTGGCATCTAAGGTGTCTAAAGTGCTGTGAATGTAAACTCGCTCTGGAGTCAGAATTAACTTGCTTCGCCAAGGACGGCAGCATTTACTGCAAGGAGGATTACTACAG AAGATTTTCTGTGCAACGCTGTTCCCGCTGCCACCTCGGAATATCTGCCTCTGAAATGGTTATGCGAGCCAGGGACTCAGTTTATCATTTGAGCTGTTTCACGTGTACAACTTGCAACAAAACATTAACCACAGGCGATCACTTTGGCATGAAAGATAATTTGGTTTACTGCAGAGTTCACTTCGAGTCCCTGGTGCAAGGAGACTATCACACGCAACTGAACTACACGGAGCTTGCTGCAAAGAGCGGGGGGCTCGGTTTGCCTTATTTCAACGGAACCGGCACCGTTCAGAAAGGAAGACCCAGGAAAAGAAAGAGCCCTGCCCTAGGAGTTGATATTCCAACTTACAACCAAG GGTGCAATGAAAACGACGCTGACCATTTGGACAGGGAGCAGCAATCGTACCCGCCAACCCAGAAAACCAAGCGCATGCGCACATCCTTCAAACACCACCAGCTTCGCACCATGAAGTCCTACTTCGCCATAAATCACAACCCAGATGCGAAAGACTTAAAGCAACTTGCTCAAAAAACTGGGCTCACCAAAAGAGTTTTGCAG GTTTGGTTTCAAAACGCAAGAGCCAAATTCAGAAGGAACCTTTTGcgacaggagaatgggggtgtTGATAAACCTGACGGCACAGCACTGCCCGCCCCGCCCCCAGCAGACAGGTCCGGCGCCGCTCTAAGTCCAAGCAGCACTTCGACCACTTTAACAGACTTGACCAATCCCACTCTGTCAGTAGTGACGTCTGTGACCACTAACCTGGACGTGCACGAATCCGGGAGTCCGTCACAAACTACCTTAACGAACCTTTTCTAA